GACGGCGCAGGCGCGTATCGCGTTTACTTCATCGATCTCGAAGATTTTCGCCGTGAGAATCCCGCCTCGCGGCGGCATCGCCTGATGAACCTCGTGCATCTCGATCGCAGCATCGGCCGTTTCGTGTATCGCGCTTCCAGGCTGGATTTTCTGTACAGTTACATCGGTGGGCGGCCGCCACGCGAAGAGTCTCGCAAGCTGGTGAAGGAGCTGCAGGAGCTGCGCGCGCAAGTCGAGAAGCGCCGCTAAGCTGGAAGACCTCGACAGATCTCATGGCACTGGCAATTCGCAAGCGCGAATACGATCACCACACGGAGAAGATCCACTCCGCGGGCGGGCACTCGGTTCGCGATCTGATGCTCGGGCTCAACGACGGCCTGGTCGCATCGTTCGCCGTCACCTCGGGCGTCGCGGGTGCGTTCACTACCGGTAACATCGCGGTCATGGCGGGGCTGTCCGAGATGCTCGGCGGCGCGATCTCGATGGGACTCGCGGCGTTTATTTCCGCGCGCTCGCAGATCGAATTCTATCTAAGCGAAATCCAGCGCGAACGCACCGAGATCGACAAATTTCCCGAGCGCGAGCGCGACGAGATCCGCGAGATCTACGAGGCCAAGGGCTTCACCGGGAAACTGCTCGACCAGATCGTCGCGCACATAACCGGCGACCCGGAGCGCTGGAGCAACGTTATGATGCGCGAGGAGCTGGGCTTCAGCGAGGACTCGTTCGAGCCCCCGGTTCGCTCAGCCTTCGTGGTCGGCGGTGCATATCTGGCAGGCGCTGCGGTGCCAGTAGTGCCGTATCTCTTCATGCGACCGTCTGTGGGAATTATCGTCTCGGCAGTGACGACCGTACTCGTGCT
This window of the Candidatus Binataceae bacterium genome carries:
- a CDS encoding VIT1/CCC1 transporter family protein gives rise to the protein MALAIRKREYDHHTEKIHSAGGHSVRDLMLGLNDGLVASFAVTSGVAGAFTTGNIAVMAGLSEMLGGAISMGLAAFISARSQIEFYLSEIQRERTEIDKFPERERDEIREIYEAKGFTGKLLDQIVAHITGDPERWSNVMMREELGFSEDSFEPPVRSAFVVGGAYLAGAAVPVVPYLFMRPSVGIIVSAVTTVLVLFIVGAVKTIITTRPWWRSGLESMLTGIAAGGATFLAGHLFASR